The nucleotide sequence TCGTTGCCGCCGGTTTGAACCACTTCGGCAGCGGCTGGGTGTGGCTGGTGCTCGACAACAACGGCAAGCTGGCCATCACCACCACCGTCAACCAGGACAACCCGGTGATGTTCGGCCAGGCGCCGTTACTGGGTAACGACCTGTGGGAGCACGCGTACTACCTGAAGTATCAAAACCGGCGCGGGGATTATCTGGAGTCCTGGTTTGAAGTCGTGAACTGGAGGGAAGTCGAGCAGCGATTCACTTTGCACCGGAGCGAACTCAAGCAGGCCGTCGCTTAGGGCGGATTTTCGTTCCTCCGTTTTCGACCGGCAGGTGAAGAGCCTGCCGGTTTTGGTTTGTAGGTCTCAGGTGTCAGGTGTCAGGTCTCAGGCTGCTAATCCGCTCAGTTCCATCCCAAAATGCTCACGCAGCAGGACAGGATAGTCCTCTTCCCGGATGGGCGTCTCAGTGCGCCGGCCTTTGGACGTCACGATCAACTTCAAGTCGGAGAGGGTGACGCGCCCGTCCGGAGTGGCGCGGCTGCAGATGCGGCGGCGCGTGAAGGGCGAGTCCGGCGAAGTCCGCATGTAATCGCACGGGCCGGAGAAGTGCTCCATGGGGCGCGGCTCTAGCGGGAAGCAGTAGCGCGGAAGCCAGGGGCCGTCGCTCTCGCGCATTTCGTACAGCATCTCGTCGCCCAGCGGCGAAATGCGGAAGCGGCGACCGTCGGCAATGGACGTGTCCGCCTGCTCGGCAGGGGATTCCAGGCGCAACGGTTCGCGAAAGGAATCGCCGAAACCGACATCGGCCAGCCAAGCAACGGGCGAGCCGGGCGCGTAGACGCGCAGCGTCATGTGTCCGGAAGGGATGCCGTACTGGCCGTCCTCGCGGGCGACGCGGGCGCCCAGCAAGTCCACGTGGAAACCAAGCTCGCCGAGCAGCGCGGCGAACAGCCCGTTGAGCTCGAAGCAGAAGCCCCCACGACGGCGCCGCACGATCTTGTCGAAGAGCGCCTCGGTGCCGAGATGCAGCGGGCGGCCGAGGGGGATATCCAGGTTCTCAAACGGCACCGCGATGAGGTGCGCCACCTGCAGAGCGCGCAGAGTCTCCGCCGTGGGCTCACGGGAGCCTTCGTAGCGGATGCGAGCGAGATAGGCGGAAACATCCACAGTCTCGATTTTAGATGACGGGCCGCGGCGTGCAGCTCCGGAGACGTTGCGAGTCAGCTCTCAGCTCTCAGTTCTCTGTGGTCGAGCGGGGGGCAAGACGTAAGGGTCCTTCGCTGCGCTCGGGACAGACAAGAGGCTAGACCGGGAGTTCGTCCTGCTGCCAGGCGGGTGCGGCGGGACGCGGCGGGGCGGCGAGTTCGAGGACCAGTTGCTCGAGCACCAGTCGTTTGTTGGGCGGCGAGGAGCGCAGGGCGAGGTCGGCGCGGGCCACCAGGCGCAGGGCGCGCGTCAGATCGCGACGCGAGGTGTAGCGGCGTGCCTGTCGGATGAGGTCTTCAGCGGCGAAGGGCGGCACGCGGAAGCCTTGCCACAGCGCCTGCCAGATGGCGCGCGAGTCGCGCACGTTCTTCTCCAGCACCACCAGCATCTGGCGGAAGGTGCGGGAGAGCATGTAGAGGTGGCCGATAGCGGCCTCGTCGCCGTCGCCGGAAGAGAGCAGCGCGTCCAGAACCTTGAGGGCGCGGACGCGGTCGCGGGCGGAGATGGCATCGGTCAGCTCGAACAGCGACCGCTGCTTGGCGGCCAGCACCATGGTTTCGACGTCCCCCAGGGTGATGCGGCGCTTCTCGCCGGCGTAGAGGATGAGCTTCTCAAGTTCGGTCGAAACCATCATCATGTCGGCGCCCAGGGCGTCCACCAGTTCGCGGGCGGCATCAGGCTCGACCGCAACCCCCTGCGCGGCGGCCGTCTCCGTCACCCAGCGCACGCCTTCGCCTTCCTCCACCCGCGCCAGCTCGACGATGCCGCAGTACTCGCCCAGCGTATCGCGGATGCGCTCATAACGGTCGCGGTCGGTCAGCTCCATGCGGCGGGCGTCGGCGGGGATGGAGATGTGGTCGGCGACGAAGATGAGAACCGCGTCCGGGTTGGGCTGCTTGACGTAGGCTTCGATGGCGTCGAACTCTTCCTCATGCGAGCCGCGACCGTAGAGCAGCTTGACGTTGCGCACGAAGAAGACCTGGAAGGGCGCCATGAGCGAGGGTGTGCGCGCGCGGTCGAGCAGTTCGGCCACGCTCGCTTCCGCGAGGTCGACCTCATGCAGGGAGAAGTCGCGCAGGTCGTCGGGGACCAGGTGGCTGAGGATGGCGTCGCGACAGCGCTCGCGGAAGAAGACCTCGTCGCCGAGGAAGACGTAGGCCGGGCGCAGGCGGCGTTCGCGGACCTCGGCGGCAAAACGGTCCGTGGCGGCGAAGGAACGCATCAGTGCCCCTTTGTTCCTCGCAAACGCGGCCGAAAGGAAAACCAAGATCCTTCGCTCCGCTTTCCCGCGCGCTGCCCCACCGCGCTACGCGCGGCGGGGGCCCCGAGTACGCCCAAAGGCCCTCCCTCGCTCAGGATGGCGGCCCGTTGATTCTCAATCGTCGCCGTGAAGACCACGTCAATACGCCTCCAGGATGTTCGAGACCAGAGTGCGGGCGAAGTCGCGGGACAAGCGCTCGACGGCCGGCGACTCCTCCTCGAAGAAGCTGGAGACCTCGCGCGACACCTGGTACTGCTCGCGGAAGGTGTAATCGCGGTTCTCCCAGAGCACCGTGCCGTCGCGGCCGGTGAGCGAGACGCGCATCTTCACGGTGACCAGCGCGGAAGAAGCCCGGCCGGTCTGCGAGTCGTAGGTGAGCGGCGCCGCTTCGGTGGAGAGCACGACGCCATGGAGCACGGCGTCGGCCGCGTCGCCGGCCTCATTCACGATATGGTAGCGGGTACGCGTGAGGAACTCGCGGACCACCGCAGCCGTCATCTGCTGCTCGATGCGGTAGGTCTGCGTCTGGTTGGTGAACGCCGGGATGGCGATGGTCTGGACGCTGGAGGGAAGCCGCGAAGCGCTTCCCGCCGTGTGATATCCACAACCGGAGAAGAGTGCGAGCGCCAGACACGCAGCCAGCGCGCGAGCCAGCTTCACTGCACTCTTCCTCCGCGCAGGGCGGGAGCCAGACGCGCGGCGCATTCGGCAGCGTTGAGGGCGAGCACGCGCAGGTTGTCGGCCGCGACCCAGAGCCAAACGCCGTTCCGGCGGGCGGCATCGGAACGCACAGACACCAGGATCTGCTCCTGGCCGGAGGCGGAAACGTTCGTGGGCGCGTCCTCATCGAGGGCGGTGACGGCCACGTGCTCACCTTCCAGCGCCTGCGCCACGTCCGCGATGGGAACCTCCCGGTCCAGCCCAAGGTAAACGGAGAAACAGTGGCCGTGGAAGATGGGGGCTTGCAACAGCACCATGGAAGGCACGGGCACGGAGCCGCGCGTGATTTTCTCGAAGTGGCTGAGGATGCGGCGCTCCACCGTCTCCAGGGCGGGCAGCGACTGCTCGCCGTAGCGCGAGACCAGGTTGAAGGCCACCTGGGAATCGAAGACGTCGCGCGGCATGCCCTGAAAGGAGAGCAGGTTGACGGTCTGCTCGTGCAGTTCGTCGATGCCGCGGCGGCCGTGCTCAGAAGCCGGCTCGAAGGCGGTGACGATGGCGGGTCCCTCCAGCCCGGCACGTCGCGCGCGCACCAGCAGCATCCCCAGCACGACGGCTGCCGGATGGGCCACCACCATGATGGCGCTGCCGTTCACCGGGCGGGTTTCCGCCAGCTCCTGCTCCAGCCAGGCGGAACGCACCGAGACGCCGCTTTCCTCCTCGAGGGCGTAAGAAAGGTCGACGATGGCGCAGCCGGCGTCGCGGGCGATATGCCAGTGGCGGCGGGTGAAGTTCTCCTCGCAGGCGAAGAAGGCGACGTCGACGTGCTCCAGCGTCTCCCGCGTCACGCTCTGGATGAACGTAGCCTCGTCACCGACCGATTCGAGCTGACCGAGCGATTCATCATCGTCGAGCAGGCGCACGTCGAGTGCGGGAAACTCGCGCTCCTCCAGGACTTCCTTCAGTTCCTTGCCCTTGAGCGTTGCCGCTCCCACGATGGCGACGCGTTGGAATTGCGGCTTCATCGCACGGGACTGGGTTGATGTTGATGTTCGGGCGTGGTGCCGGATCGGCGGAAAAGGTACTGCAGGCGCCACAGCAGACCGCTGATCATATAGGCCAGCGCCATGACGAACAGCACGTAGCGTGAATAAAACCAGATGGCGGCAAACAGCAGGCCCAGAAAGACGATGTTGCGGAAGGGGCGCTGGCGTCGCAGGTCGATGTCCTTGGAGCTGTAAAACCGCCAGGTGCTGACCATGAGGAACGCCAGCGAGACCACCAGCAACAGCCACAGTCCGGAAATCCACCATTCGGTGAGCGGCACGCCGCCGGAGAGATGCACCGTGGCGGCCACAACGCCGGCGCCGGCGGGGATCGGCATACCGACGAAGTACTTCTTGCCCGGGCGGCCGGGGTTCGACGGCTGCGGATTGATCTGGATGTTGAAGCGCGCCAGCCGGCTCACGCCCGCTACCAGAAACAGGAACGTGGCGATGGCGCCGAACTGCGCCAGGCGCACCTGAAGCTCGGCGTCGGCCAGTTGCGGAAGCAGCCGGATTCCCCACACCCAGGCGAGCAAGGCGGGCGCAACGCCGAAGGTGATGGCGTCGGCGAGGGAATCCAGTTGCTTGCCGAACTCGCTGGAGGTGCCGGTCATGCGGGCGATCCGGCCGTCGAAGCCGTCGAACAGGATGGCAAAGCCGATGGCTTTGGCTGCCTGGTCCAGATTCTGGGCGGGATTTCCGTTGGCCTGCGCCATCAGGACCTGCGAAATGGCGTAGTAGCCGAACGCCAGGTTGGCGGTGGTGAACAGGCCCGGCAGCAGATACATCCCCTTGCGCGGGCGGCGCCTGGGAACCGCGGGAACCGGCTGCGGGAAGGGCGCGGTCTGCATCAGCGGCCTCCCTGAGCCGCGCCCTGCGCGGCCAGCTCGGTGACAGGAGCCGCGGTCACGAGCGCCATGGCCAGAATGCTCGAGCCGCCGTGCACGCGGTCGCCGATCTTGACTTCAATGTGGGCCTCGGGGGCCAGGATCACGTCCACGCGCGAGCCGAACTTGATCATCCCCACGCGCTCGCCGCGGGCCACCACGTCACCCACCTTCTTGTTGAATACGATGCGGCGGGCCAGCAGGCCCGCGATCTGCTTGAATACGACCGTGTGGCCTTCGCCTTCCACGGTGACGATGTTCTGCTCGTTGTGCTCGGCGCAGGCGGCGTCCATGGCGTTGCGGAACTGGCCCCGGCGATACTCGGCGGCGCGAATCACTCCGGCGATAGGCGACCGGTTCACATGCACGTCGAAGACGTTGAGGAAAATGCTGACGCGGGTGCGAGGCTCGCCCGCCACAAAGACGGTGGAGACATCGGTGACCTTGCCGTCGGCCGGCGAGACAATGGCCCCAGCCACGGCAGGGATGGCGCGCTCCGGGTCGCGGAAAAACCACAGGAAGAAGCCCGCCAGCAGCAGGGGAGCCACGGCCAACGACGGCGCGGTGAGCCAGCCCAGAACCAGGGCTGCTGCCAGCATGCCCGCCGCGTACAGATAGCCGTCGCGCACCATGTACGGGGTGATTATATCGGTTTGAGGTTCGGAACTCCGAAAAGCAAAGGCCCCCGCCATCGCGGGGGCCGGGGCTTGTCCGGAGGAGCTAAGCAGGCTGCTGCTGGCGGTACTGGCGCTCAATGAGCTCCATCTGGTCTTTCACGCGCAGCTTCAGCTTCTTGAGGCGAACCTCTTCGAGCTTCTCTTCTTCGGTAAGGAATCTTTTCTGGATGAGGGAATCGAGGCGTTGGGAGTACTGCGTGTGCTCGGTAGCCAGCCGGCGGAACTCTTCATGGCTGGCCAGAAGTTGGTCTCGCACGGGATCCATCCAGAGACCTCCTAAGCCAGAGATTGGACTTTCACCGTAGCACAGGAACTGGTGAGGTTCAATCCCCTTCATTCAACCTGTGGAAAAGCCAGGCGATAGAGGAGGGCGTCTTCGGGAGGGTCCTGATAATAGGCTCGCCGGCGACCACTGGAAAGGAACCCGTGGCGCTCATAGAGCCGGCGCGCGGTCTGGTTGGACTCGCGCACCTCGAGAAACACGGCGGCCGCGCCCAGGGCCCGCAAGCGGTACAGGAGCGCCTCCAGCAGAAGCGAGCCCAGGCCGCGGCGGCGCACCGAAGCGGCGACCACCAGGTTCTCCAGTTCCCACTCGCCGGCGACGCCGCGGGCTACCACGAAACCCACGACGCTCGTGTCTTCTTCCGCCACCAGTGCGAGGCGGGGCTGGGTCGGCTCCTCGGCGAAGAGACGGCGATATTCGGCCTCAGGCCAGTGGGCGGCGGTCGGCGAGGCGCGCTCGATGGCGAGCATCGCGGGCAAGTCGGCGACGGTGGCGGGGCGGACGGGCAAAGAGACAGTTCTCAGTTCTTAGTTTTCAGACTTGGTAGTGGATCCAGCGAGCTTTGGGAGCGAGAAGATTTCCGCGTCGGAGCGACGCAGATAGTTGGCGTCGAGCTGCTCGACGGAGACCGTCTGGCCGGCCAGCAGCTTGCGCAGGCCGAGACGGGCGATCGCGTCGGCGCGCGGGCGATCGAGCACGACGCATTCGAGTCCGTGCGCACGCAGGAACTCGCCGAGGGATGCGTCGGGCGTGGCCACACGCGTGCGGTGGACGGCAGCGCAGGCATGCGCCAGGAAATCGTCACGCGAGAGCAGCGATTCGCCCAGGCGGTGAACCAGGCTGCCCTTCACCGCATACTCGCCCGCAAAGACCTCGTTGCGACCGGCGTCCAGCACCGCCAGCACGCGGCCCTCGAGACCGGAAACCGCGGCAATCGCCTCCAGCACGGAAACCGGAGCGATGGGCTTGCCCAGGACCTCGGCCAGCGCCTTCACGCCCGCCAGCCCGACGCGCAACCCGGTGAACGAACCCGGACCGGTGGCCGCGGCGAACCCGTCCAGGTCCTGTTTCCGAACCTGGTGGCGGTCAAGGAGCGCAGCCACTTGCGGAATCAATTGCGCGGAAAAAGTTCCACCGACCAGAGGAACGACCTCCAGCACCTCGAAGCGCTCGCGGTCGCCGCGCGCCAGTGCGATGCCGCCGTGCTTGGAGGACGTATCGGTGGCGAGGATGAGCATGGCGTTGCCCTTGCCGACATCGTTCAGGGACGTGCGGAATCCTCGACCAGTTCCACCAGCACTCCGCCCGCGCTCGAAGGATGCACGAAGACGTAGCGATGTCCGCCGGCGCCCGTCTGAATCTGCTCGTTGACGAAGCGTGTTCCCTGCTGCTTCAGGCGGGCCACGGCGGCAGTGAGGTCGGGGACGCGCACGGCCACGTGGTGCAGGCCTTCGCCGCGCTTGGCAATGAAGCGGGCGATGGCGGAATCGTCCGCCGTCGCCTCCAGCAGCTCGATGCGGCTCTCCCCTACCGGGAACATGGCCACGCGGACTTTTTCGTGCTCCACGGTCTCTTCGCCTTCGACCCGCAGGCCGAGCTTCTCATAGAAGGCGCGGGCTGCTGCGAGCGACTTGACCGCGATGCCCAGATGATCGATGGCGTGCACGGCGTCAGGAGATCCATTCTACCGAAAGGCTGAACCAGCCCGGCGAGCCCGGAACGTGCAACGGGCGTCCGGCTCTCAGGGCCTCGCGCACCACGTTCCACGCCGCGGCCGTCAGTTGCATGGTGAAGCCGTCTTCGAAGATCTGGCCCTGGTTGTGTTCCTGCGCGGGAATGAAGGCCAGGAACGCGCCTGAAGGACGCGAACCGTCGCTCTTCTCGGGCGCGATGCCGGCCGCGCCCGTCTGGCCCGGCTGCCACACCAGGCAGCCATTGGCCTCGGGGTCCAGGTGGGTCAGCAGAGCCAGCGGCTGTTCGCGCGGTACCTGGTCCATGAACAGGGGGATCTCGGCGCGGGCTTCGGGCAGCAGGCTGAGCAGGATGCTCTCCTGCTGCTTGCGCACGCGGGCGCAATGGTAGAGGCTGCCGCGCGGCAGCGTCGCCAGCAGGCTGGCCTTCTCCATTTCCCGCAGGTTCAGCACGCTTCCTCGCGTGCGGTCGAACCAGGGCGGCCAGGGATAGAACTGGAAGGCGTTTCCCAGCAGCGACGCAACCCGCATGGGGCCGAAGGACTGCACCGCCATCAGCTCGTCGCCCACCAGCATGGTGGCCAGCAGGCAATCGGGCGGCAGCTCAAGGCCCGGCACTTCCTGCGCGGGCAGATACAGCAGCCCGGCCACATCAGCCCGGCCGAGAAAGTAGAGCGCCTGGAATTCGGTCCATCCGCCGGCTTCGACGTAT is from Terriglobales bacterium and encodes:
- a CDS encoding LptE family protein encodes the protein MKLARALAACLALALFSGCGYHTAGSASRLPSSVQTIAIPAFTNQTQTYRIEQQMTAAVVREFLTRTRYHIVNEAGDAADAVLHGVVLSTEAAPLTYDSQTGRASSALVTVKMRVSLTGRDGTVLWENRDYTFREQYQVSREVSSFFEEESPAVERLSRDFARTLVSNILEAY
- the tsaB gene encoding tRNA (adenosine(37)-N6)-threonylcarbamoyltransferase complex dimerization subunit type 1 TsaB, translated to MLILATDTSSKHGGIALARGDRERFEVLEVVPLVGGTFSAQLIPQVAALLDRHQVRKQDLDGFAAATGPGSFTGLRVGLAGVKALAEVLGKPIAPVSVLEAIAAVSGLEGRVLAVLDAGRNEVFAGEYAVKGSLVHRLGESLLSRDDFLAHACAAVHRTRVATPDASLGEFLRAHGLECVVLDRPRADAIARLGLRKLLAGQTVSVEQLDANYLRRSDAEIFSLPKLAGSTTKSEN
- a CDS encoding arylamine N-acetyltransferase; translation: MDVSAYLARIRYEGSREPTAETLRALQVAHLIAVPFENLDIPLGRPLHLGTEALFDKIVRRRRGGFCFELNGLFAALLGELGFHVDLLGARVAREDGQYGIPSGHMTLRVYAPGSPVAWLADVGFGDSFREPLRLESPAEQADTSIADGRRFRISPLGDEMLYEMRESDGPWLPRYCFPLEPRPMEHFSGPCDYMRTSPDSPFTRRRICSRATPDGRVTLSDLKLIVTSKGRRTETPIREEDYPVLLREHFGMELSGLAA
- a CDS encoding Asd/ArgC dimerization domain-containing protein, with the translated sequence MKPQFQRVAIVGAATLKGKELKEVLEEREFPALDVRLLDDDESLGQLESVGDEATFIQSVTRETLEHVDVAFFACEENFTRRHWHIARDAGCAIVDLSYALEEESGVSVRSAWLEQELAETRPVNGSAIMVVAHPAAVVLGMLLVRARRAGLEGPAIVTAFEPASEHGRRGIDELHEQTVNLLSFQGMPRDVFDSQVAFNLVSRYGEQSLPALETVERRILSHFEKITRGSVPVPSMVLLQAPIFHGHCFSVYLGLDREVPIADVAQALEGEHVAVTALDEDAPTNVSASGQEQILVSVRSDAARRNGVWLWVAADNLRVLALNAAECAARLAPALRGGRVQ
- a CDS encoding phosphatidylcholine/phosphatidylserine synthase; this encodes MQTAPFPQPVPAVPRRRPRKGMYLLPGLFTTANLAFGYYAISQVLMAQANGNPAQNLDQAAKAIGFAILFDGFDGRIARMTGTSSEFGKQLDSLADAITFGVAPALLAWVWGIRLLPQLADAELQVRLAQFGAIATFLFLVAGVSRLARFNIQINPQPSNPGRPGKKYFVGMPIPAGAGVVAATVHLSGGVPLTEWWISGLWLLLVVSLAFLMVSTWRFYSSKDIDLRRQRPFRNIVFLGLLFAAIWFYSRYVLFVMALAYMISGLLWRLQYLFRRSGTTPEHQHQPSPVR
- the rimI gene encoding ribosomal protein S18-alanine N-acetyltransferase; this encodes MPVRPATVADLPAMLAIERASPTAAHWPEAEYRRLFAEEPTQPRLALVAEEDTSVVGFVVARGVAGEWELENLVVAASVRRRGLGSLLLEALLYRLRALGAAAVFLEVRESNQTARRLYERHGFLSSGRRRAYYQDPPEDALLYRLAFPQVE
- the holA gene encoding DNA polymerase III subunit delta — its product is MRSFAATDRFAAEVRERRLRPAYVFLGDEVFFRERCRDAILSHLVPDDLRDFSLHEVDLAEASVAELLDRARTPSLMAPFQVFFVRNVKLLYGRGSHEEEFDAIEAYVKQPNPDAVLIFVADHISIPADARRMELTDRDRYERIRDTLGEYCGIVELARVEEGEGVRWVTETAAAQGVAVEPDAARELVDALGADMMMVSTELEKLILYAGEKRRITLGDVETMVLAAKQRSLFELTDAISARDRVRALKVLDALLSSGDGDEAAIGHLYMLSRTFRQMLVVLEKNVRDSRAIWQALWQGFRVPPFAAEDLIRQARRYTSRRDLTRALRLVARADLALRSSPPNKRLVLEQLVLELAAPPRPAAPAWQQDELPV
- a CDS encoding phosphatidylserine decarboxylase; amino-acid sequence: MVRDGYLYAAGMLAAALVLGWLTAPSLAVAPLLLAGFFLWFFRDPERAIPAVAGAIVSPADGKVTDVSTVFVAGEPRTRVSIFLNVFDVHVNRSPIAGVIRAAEYRRGQFRNAMDAACAEHNEQNIVTVEGEGHTVVFKQIAGLLARRIVFNKKVGDVVARGERVGMIKFGSRVDVILAPEAHIEVKIGDRVHGGSSILAMALVTAAPVTELAAQGAAQGGR
- the mce gene encoding methylmalonyl-CoA epimerase codes for the protein MHAIDHLGIAVKSLAAARAFYEKLGLRVEGEETVEHEKVRVAMFPVGESRIELLEATADDSAIARFIAKRGEGLHHVAVRVPDLTAAVARLKQQGTRFVNEQIQTGAGGHRYVFVHPSSAGGVLVELVEDSARP